The Vicia villosa cultivar HV-30 ecotype Madison, WI unplaced genomic scaffold, Vvil1.0 ctg.004306F_1_1, whole genome shotgun sequence genome contains the following window.
aaaaacaaaATTCAAACTTGATTAAAATATCACTTACGTTCACCCCATCATTTTGACGTTGGTTTCGTGTAAATCAAAGTTACGGTCATGCCCGACTCAAGGGGTAGGCCACCTAGGCTCTCCTGCCTTGGGCCTGTAATTCTTTTCCATTAGTATTAGATTTTTGTATactagtttttattttgtttttagtcatAAGAGATGTTCATGTTGTTGTCAAGTTGCACGACTTTAAAAATATGAAGGCGTAAATAtacttttggtccccctattttcaagTTTTTTAAGTTTTAGTCCTCATATTTTAAAACCCAGATTTTTTGTCCTAAACTTTAGCTCACTTGAGATTTATTTGGTCCCCCTCCATTTTTGTATATGTGGCGCCCTTAAAATGACATGGCACTATGCCACGTcaattttatgtcatttttaattaaaaataattgtttttattttataaattattactctttttaaattctattttaatataaattataaatatttttatttattttataaattaattagtgGCATTAATGACTAAGATAATTTATTATCTAATAATTTTTcacttaataaattaatttattaattaattagtttatattaattaatttttaaatgtggCTTTTTTTAAGCCTAATTTATTACAACTTATCTACGACTCACATGTGAACATAATTGTTTGAATATCCTATATAAACTCTAATTGAAAATCAAACAAAAGCTATGTGGGACTCATGTTACTCTATGCACAACTTATTTTCAAGTAAAAGCATGGTGAGTGGAGTTTGAATACCAGCATAAGCATGTTAGTCATCttgcaatagtttttttttttttttggctttataccaccggtttagtccggttcgggggcgagttctggcatcaagtggttccatccccctcccgatcgcagttgcgagtggttctccctaccaagtccagcgccaatcaccactggaccaactatcAGAACAAGGATCAAAATGTATTTAAGCCAAATATAAATTTGTTATGGAGAgagattgaaaataataaatagagAACTATAAATGATACACATATATTTTTAtcgttaaaatttattattatttacaaaaaaaattaacatgGACACAACAAACACTATAAATTCAATATATCTtattttttatatagtataaATTTACTTTTGATTGTAAAAATGTTTAGGTTTTTTGGTTTTATCATTTATGTAAAAaactaacattattattattattattattattattattattattattattattattattattattattattattattattattattattatcattatcattattattattattattaataaaaatcgagtaaattgattttattatctATAGAGAAAATatctataataatatataaaggaAATATTTTGTTTTGGTGTAGCCTATTTTTCTACTACTTTTACACTTATGCAATTGtgtaatttatataataatttctaTTGAAACTACTACTTTTAACTTTCATATAACTCCTTACTATTGACTTTGACGTGccgtatttttttataaaattaaatttaaattcaatCGTATTGGTggttgaaatatttttttatgtgtttCAGAGTTGATTATCATCTTTGGAGATTGGTGTTGTAATAACGTTTTGTAGTCTTTCAAGTATGCCTTGTACTTGAAGCAAGTTTTGTGCGATCGTAATATATCTTTTAACTTCTTCTTcaaaaaaagttaaatttaaataaaaattatcatttataTTTTTATGCGCAATAAAAAGGGTTTTAAGAATctaaaaatagaattaaaatattttatttattatttttttgaaaaagaaaaatttatatTAGATATATTCATACTTCGCTTTAGGTCTCTATATATATTGGGTCGACCCTAGTTACAGTGAGAAAAACACGAACATAACACGACACTAATCAAATTAAGAAAACGATAATTTAAATAaggtaaaagaattttttttttttaaataaatagaaatatttaatttaataatcaaTAGAAATAACATATTGAAATTTGAGACAAATCGAAGAAACTTTTTTGCACCGCTAATTTAACACCAGAACAGAATTTTCATTCCTCTATGCATTTGCCGTTACTGTTGATGATGGCGGAGGAGAAGTTGCTAAATTACACGTACtgtaacatgttttttttttgagaaataggttgatttttttttttgttagttaTTTAACTCATGACTTGGTCCATTATTTAGTAACTTTATTACACTAAATTATATACACatctacttatttattttattcatttttaattaaaatattaatattaaatattcatATTAAAATTCTATCATgtttacaaaattattaaaatataaaaaacaaattgTTGGTAAGGATTTTCAACTACTTTCGAAAATCTAGCCAAAAGATAGATTTAGAAGAGAGTAAGTTTTGAAGACAAAATCTTAAGTCGAACTCTGTTTGGTTGACTAAAAGCTGATAAGGTTTAAATTGTTTATTGGGTCTAAGAAAGACCAAAAGGCCCACACGTGGGTAAAAGCCTATAAGATTTAAATAAAACAACTTGTATCACGCAAGAGATCATTTTTTGCAAGAAAACGATTGAGTGGAGAACGTGAAGTCGTGGGTTGAAGGATACATGGAAGAACGCAGAGTTGATAACCTCTATGAAATAGTTATTTTTATACACTATAAATAAAGAACTTTGTATATAGTTTAAGAGGTTCACAATTTACAAACGCCTACACGCTACACACTAAGAGTACCCAAGCGAAAGAGCAAAATGAGTCAAGCAAAGGCTATGTATGTTTGAACCATCTATCTTTCTGCAAATTTTAATGTTATGTCATGCATTTGAATTCCTGTCGTTCTCTTTCTTTAGTTGGTTTGATTTTCACCAAACATTTTTTACAAAACTATTATTTGTCGATCAAGCGTGTCGAACGCCTCTCTTTATTCTTGTTGGTTTGAGGATTGTGTGTCGGCTATCGTGTGAAGGTCGTGGAAGTGGCTATGATGTTTTAGTAAAAAGGCCGACCCTTgtaatttttattattgaaataCTCTACCTCTCCTTTGTTTTAGGAAGTAGaagttttttgttgtgtttgtaGCGGTTtagagtatcccttatactctctTTAATGATATttattgcctattaaaaaaaattcttgttGGTTTGATTTCGTTAGTGAAAATACCTCTATCAAATCCTGAACGTGTCAGACGTCGTGTCGACGTTATCATAGAATCAAAGGATTTCTCACAAAAAAAACTCTTGAAAACCAAAACACTGTTTTGAGATTCTCCGGTCGATCTTGTAAGTAACCTATAAGAAGAGATTAACGAAGTTTATCAAATTCAAAGGTAAACACAAATATAATATTATCaagtattaaatttattaaatttattaaatctatAAAATTACCTAAGTACATACATAATTaagattaattttaatattattaatttattaaaataattatttctaTAATAAATAATCACAATATAATGATATATAAATGATCAAACccaattgtaaataaataataaacttattaaaaaataaatttattatataaaatatatgaatGTTACAACAAACACCTAAATGAATATTAACTAGCCTAACTTACACTAATAAGTAATAACTAACCGTGTTAGTTATAATACTGGTGAACGAAAAATAAGTGTAGAAAGaggatgaattttgaattttatttttaaataagtcattcaaataaaataaaaaagaagcttTTAAAACAAATCAGAGTTTTAATACCTCACAATGTTGGTTCAATTTGAAAACTAATATCTTCTAGAAGAAAGATTTATAAACAGATAATATTTAAGAATTTAAACataatttatgatcaaatatacaTTTCTAACTTTTtacatatatttttgtttatatttcacTCTAAACTTAATAAATACTACTAACTAAAGATAATGTTTCCATATTAGTCAATTGGAAATGTTTAGAGAGAGAAGTTCTCCCTTCTCTCTAAACTTAGGGTTTTCTATGTTCCCCTCTTTTGATGGGTGTCACCTCCCCTCTTGTAGGGGTTCCTCCTCTTTCATGGAAGTTATTCACCACCATTATGGTGGTCATCTCCTCTTCAATGGAGGTTTCTCTCCCATTGTAAGTTTTCCCTCCTCTCTTTTCATTCCTTTGAAACCCTCACTCATGTTAGATCCATACATGCTTCTTCCTCCAACCTCCATCAAGCTCCTCCTCCTCTTCACCATCAACCATCAACTGTTTGCAACTCTAAAATCACCTCCACCAACCAATGGCCTAGAGTGGTATCGACATGGAAAACGACCCCCACCGGAGCCGCCACCGCCGGAAGATAAGGAAGCCCGGATTTTATGTGTGTGTTTTCAtgtaatagtttattttattgtACTTGTTTTGTTGTGTGTTCTATTTTTTcttgtttggtttgttttgttGGGTGTGTTATTATTAGATTTAGGTTGTTTTAAGTTTGTGCTCAAGGTatttgatgaaatgcctcaaagaaGCTTGGACGGAGGAAATGTGTTTTGGAGTAAGAATCTTACTAGGGATGTGGTAAATCAAACTCCTTTTTTCAGTCAACAATTGTTTCATTCACAAGTGGTGAGATTAATCAATATTGTGAACCCGAATAATCGATTTGAGCGTGATAAAGCTAGTGTCAAAGCTAAAGATATGATCCGTAAttggatagatttaaagattGGAGTTCCAAAACTCACATGTCTCTTGTGGAAGAACTTTGCTTGGTTGATTGGATTAAAGTTTTGGTTTGGTACCTTCCTTTTGGTTTCTATTCTCTCAAAGCTTTGTAATGTCCATAGCTTGTTAGTCTTAATTATTAGTGATGTTGTCAATGTGTTGATGGGAAATGCCCTAacacattttatttctttatgtTTGTACTCTCTCTTTTTTATCTAATGAATGAAATTGTTTTctatcaaaaaaaaataaataaatactactAGTTTCTATAAATGAGTTTCTAGAAGACAGAGAAAAACAATTTCACTTATCTTTGTTATGGAAGTTTAATAATTCACCTTATAGAAATAgttataacataaataaaatacaGTAATACTCTTAATCGAAAATGATTATCATAGGAGTCACTTTAATGCTGTTCTTTTCCTTAGCAAAGAAAAACATAAACTTCTAGAAAAAACAGAGTTTGATTATGTTAATAACTTAGTGGTTGAATTTCAAAACTAATATCATTCCATTCCTGTAACAGAATATAATCATTAGTTAGTATGAGtttctagaacaaaaatcacTTTTACCTGCATCTCAACAGCAAAtatatagttattattattactattaaaataaaatttaatactaccttaaataattattataaataatgttTTATGAATTAATTGAACTTAATTTAGTTAGTCTATATATAGCTACTAGGGAATAAGAAAAGCAatataaacaatctcaatatttTCTTCCTGTGATAGCAACCTTGAAGATGGAATTTGAAACTTTGGTTCCTTTGTTACTTTTTTCTGCAACTCTAGTTTGGTTCATATTCTTAGCCAAATTTAGATTATCAAAATTCCCAAAAACTCCCTCATCCACCGCCACCGCCATTCCCAAAGCTTACCCTATTGTTGGTTCCGCGTTTTCTTTTGCAGCCAATTTCCACCGGCGCGTGCAATGGACCTCCGACATTCTCCAAACAATCCCTTCCTCAACCTTCGTATCCCGTCAAGCCTTCGGTTACCGCATGGTTTTCACAGCAAACCCCGCGGTGGTTCAACACATTCTCAAAACCAACTTTCCTTGCTACAACAAAGGTCCCAAATTTCACCAAACTCTATTCGAATTTCTTGGCGATGGAATTTTCAACGCCGACGGTGAAACCTGGAAGATTCAACGACAAATCTCCAGCCATGAATTCAACACTAAATCTCTCCGCAAATTCATTGAAACCGTAGTTGACGTGGAACTTGCCGATCGTCTTCTCCCTATTCTTTCCGAAGCTTACAACAACAAAACAATCCTCTCTAATTTTCAAGATATCCTACAACGTTTTGCATTCGACAACATCTGCATAATCGCATTTGGATATGATCCAGAGTATCTCCTCCCTTCTCTTCCAGAAACCCCGTTTGCAAAAGCCTTTGACGATAGCTCGAGAATCAGTATCGAGAGGGTGAATGTCTTGACTCCATTGATATGGAAAGTGAAGAGAATCCTAAACATCGGCTCGGAACGACGGCTGAAAGAAGCCGTCGCTGAAGTAAGAGGACTCGCCACTAAAATTGTTAGGGATAAGAAAAAAGAGCTTAAAGAAAAAGCAACTTTGGAATCATTGGATATTTTATCGCGTTTTTTAAGTTCTGGACATTCTGACGAAGCTTTTGTTACTGATATTGTAATAAGCTTTATTCTTGCTGGTAGAGATACAACTTCTGCAGCACTCACATGGTTCTTTTGGTTACTTTCTAAGCATAGTGACGTTGAGAATGAGATTCTCAAAGAGATTACTGCAAAATCGGAATCAGTTAGTTTCGATGAGGTGAAGGATATGGTTTATACTCACGCGGCGCTGTGCGAGAGTATGAGGTTGTATCCTCCGGTTCCATTGGATCCCAAAGAAGCAGCTTACGACGATGTTTTGCCAGATGGGACTGTAATAAAGAAAGGGTGGAGAGTGATGTATCATGTATATGCTATGGGAAGGTCTGAGAAAATATGGGGACCGGATTGGGCTGAGTTTCGACCAGAGAGGTGGTTGCGTCGGGATGAGGATGGGAAGTTGAGCTTTGTTGGGATGGATCCTTATGCTTATCCGGTTTTTCAGGCTGGGCCAAGGGTGTGTTTAGGGAAGGAAATGGCGTTCTTGCAAATGAAGAGGGTGGTTGCTGGAGTTCTGAGGGAGTTTAGGGTGGTTCCGGCGATGGCCGAAGGGGTTGAGCCGGAGTTTGGTGTGAACCTTACCTCGATAATGAAAGGTGGCTTTCCGATTAGGGTTGAGAAGCGTTGCCATGCAAGTGAATGAAAAGAATAGCGCTGTGATTGTAACCAAAATAAGAGTTTCCCAAAATAATAAGGTGGTGTAGTATTAGGAGTGGTTCTGGCTTTACTCTGATTCTGGTTTGCTGATCTGATCTGCTATTTTGGTGTAGCCTGTGACCATTATGTATTGGCTGTTGCTGTTGTTCTACTCTATTTTTGTTTGTATCTTTAGTTCT
Protein-coding sequences here:
- the LOC131641942 gene encoding cytochrome P450 94A2-like, with product MEFETLVPLLLFSATLVWFIFLAKFRLSKFPKTPSSTATAIPKAYPIVGSAFSFAANFHRRVQWTSDILQTIPSSTFVSRQAFGYRMVFTANPAVVQHILKTNFPCYNKGPKFHQTLFEFLGDGIFNADGETWKIQRQISSHEFNTKSLRKFIETVVDVELADRLLPILSEAYNNKTILSNFQDILQRFAFDNICIIAFGYDPEYLLPSLPETPFAKAFDDSSRISIERVNVLTPLIWKVKRILNIGSERRLKEAVAEVRGLATKIVRDKKKELKEKATLESLDILSRFLSSGHSDEAFVTDIVISFILAGRDTTSAALTWFFWLLSKHSDVENEILKEITAKSESVSFDEVKDMVYTHAALCESMRLYPPVPLDPKEAAYDDVLPDGTVIKKGWRVMYHVYAMGRSEKIWGPDWAEFRPERWLRRDEDGKLSFVGMDPYAYPVFQAGPRVCLGKEMAFLQMKRVVAGVLREFRVVPAMAEGVEPEFGVNLTSIMKGGFPIRVEKRCHASE